The Neovison vison isolate M4711 chromosome 5, ASM_NN_V1, whole genome shotgun sequence genome includes a region encoding these proteins:
- the LOC122906495 gene encoding cyclin-dependent kinases regulatory subunit 2-like, with product MAHKQIYYSDMYFDEHYEYRHIMLPRELSKQVPKTHLMSEEEWRRLGVQQSLGWVHYMIHEPEPHILLFRRPLPKEQQK from the coding sequence ATGGCCCACAAGCAGATCTACTACTCGGACATGTACTTCGACGAGCACTACGAGTACCGGCATATTATGTTACCCAGAGAACTTTCCAAACAAGTTCCAAAAACCCATCTGATGTCAGAAGAGGAGTGGAGGAGACTTGGCGTCCAACAGAGTCTAGGCTGGGTTCACTACATGATTCACGAGCCAGAACCACATATTCTTCTCTTTCGACGACCTCTTCCAAAAGAGCAACAAAAATGA